The genome window CCTATGAGATTTACGGAGCGCAAGTAGTGGTTCACCTGGACGGTACATCCAACGTAGTGAATGTGAATGCGGGGGTCTTAAGAAATGTGCAAGCCCTCGCAAAGGACAACAAGGCGTTAACGCCGCAATTGGACGAAGAACAAGCGATTCATAAAGCGCTTGCCTATTATGATGAGGCGGGCGGCGATGCTGTTTATGCCCCTTTGGAAGATCCTGTCCTTGTCCTTTTCGGGCCTGAACTTTTTGGTATGCCCGGCGATCCGCAATTGGCATGGAAAGTTGTTTTAGGCTCTGATGATGCAACGGAACAAGGGATGATTTTTTTGATCCAAGCGCAGACAGGTGCCCTCTTACTGCGCCATGTTGAGCAGCCGTCTGCCCGGAACAGAGAAATTTATGACACCAAAGGTGATCCCGATCTGCTTAATGCCAAACGTGTGCGCAGGGAAAACGAGGGCGCTGCGGGCAAAGAACAAATTGATACCGCCTATGATTATTTCGGCGACTGTTATAACTTTTATATGAACCAACATGGCCGTGACAGCTATGACAATCTCGGCAGCCCGATCCGTGTGTATATCAACTATCCCATAGAAAATGCCTTTTGGCATAGCGAATTAAATATCATGGTTATTGGTGAACAACTCTTGGCCGATGATGTAGTCGCACACGAGTTTACCCATGGCGTCACCCAATACGTAACAGACCTCTTTTATTACTCCTATGCCGGAGCCATTAGTGAAATGTTTTCGGATGCTTGGGGAGAATTTATCGATCTGACCAACGGCAGGGGCAACGATTCTTCCGCTGTCCGTTGGCTCATTGGGGAAGACATGCCTGATTTATGGTCCGATGATCGGGGCTCGTCGCAAAGCAACGAAGCACGCGTACGGCCTGCCGATGCCTCCATTCCCATGGGTGCCATTCGTTCCATGAAAGATCCCACCCTATTCGGTGATCCCGACAGACTGGGAAGCCCCTTTCTCCGCGATCCCTATTCCAGGTCTGCTTACGGCGATCTGGGCGGTGTCCACTCCAACTGTGGTGTTGGCAATAAGATGATTTATCTCTTGACCGATGGCGACACCTTTAATGGTGAGACCGTCTACGGTATGGGAATACCCAAGGTGGCTGATCTCTTTTATGCGGCACGGCCCATGCTTTCCAAAACGGCGGATTATTATGAGTTGTTTTTCGCTTTGCGTGCAGCCGGCACCATGCTTGGGTTTTCCGCCCAAGAGCAAGCCAATATTGTGGCAGCAGCACGGGCAGTAGAAATTGTGCCTCCTGATACAACGATTTTGACGACAATACAACCGCCTACGAATTTTAGGGCACTGCCCATTTTCACGACGTCGGGAAAAGCGGTGGTGGGCTTGAAATGGAAGGCGCCCAGCATTGACTTTCTCGAAACATTGCCCGTCCAATATGGTTTGTATCGTAGTGTCATTGGCTTCCCCACCGGTCCGCTAGATGGTGAAATGCTGCCTTTAGATACTTCTGAAACGGCGTATCTGGATCAAAATGTCAATGAAGGCGATGTCTATTATTATACATTAGTCTCCGACATTCCCAGTCTGCTCTCCCACAAAATGTATGCGAAAGTGCATGTAGGCAGTGCAGGGCTTCCCGTTCTCACGGAAAGCTTTGGTACCGATCCTTATCTGGGCAGCAATCCTTTTGACCTTTCCTATTCACAGCTTCTTTTCCAACCGGTCATGGCTCCGCCGCCGCTAGCCGATGATGACGCGTATTTGAAGGCAATGGACTTTACCGATTATGAAGTTACCTTCACGCCGAATGTCTATAACTTGCCTATAAAACGGAGCGGCGGTTCCATCACACTGCCCATGACCGATGACGGTGTTGCGTCGCTTCCCTTGAATGGTAAAGTATTTCCCTTCTTTGGTGTGCCCTATAGCGAAGTCTATTTATCTTCTAATGGTACGTTGATTTTTCTTGATTTAGAGTCCCTCTTTGGAAATGAATCAGTGGGCACCTTGTTGGATATTCCCACCCTTGCCGCTCATTTCGCGTTGCCGCGTATTTCCTTCTTGTTTGCTGATCTTGCCCCCCATATCGGTGGGGCCATTTGGGCAAAAGAACTTGATGACCGGATCGTGGTAAGTTTTGAAAACGTTGCCGTTAAGCCCGGGGCCGATAACTACGGCTCAAATGTGGGGCGTATAACGGCTCAAGTCGAACTCTTCGATAGCGGCACCATACGCATAACCTATCTGAATACAGATGTGGACGGAGGTATTGTCGGCTTGTCTGATGGGCGGGGTGTACCGGAAGAACTTACCTCCCTTTATGGCGATATTTATGAAAGCCTGCTCTGGGTTGATTTTTCTCGCTTTAACTCTGAGCTCAGCGGCATGAGTATCAAAACCTTGAGCACACAGATTGTGCAGTTCGGCGAAGAGATACGCTTTGATGTTGATGTCGAATTACCGTCGACCATGACGGGGACGCCTTTGCTTGTAGCGCAATGGGATGGTCCCGGTGTGGTTCCTTTCACCGATCTTCGAAACGGAACCGGGCTCTTTTTATGGCGTCCAAGCTTTGAAGATGCCGGCTCCTATACGGTGCGTATTGTTGCGGAACTTCACGGAGAACGTGTGTTCCAAGATGTCCGGCTCATTGTGCACCGCTGTAATTATGATGTGAAACCGCAAGTCCTAAACCTGGTGCTTTCAACCGATGTAGCCGGGGAAGACGTTGCGGTGAATCGCGCTGCTCCCATTGGTACCCCCTTGTACGCTTCCTTCGAATACTATCACCCCTATGCCGATGATGTGCCGCTCCTTTACGGCGAAGGCCCGTCCACGGTCTATTGGTTCCGCAATGGTCAGTTAGTACCTAACTTTACAAATATGTTAACCGTTTCTTCCGGTGTTACCGGGGCTGATGAATCGTGGTATGTGACCGTTATTCCTACCAGCAACAGCGGATTACAAGGTAATCCTGTGGCATCCAGACAGGTTCATATTATCGGCGTGCCGGAAATTCATGAAGTCACACCGGATCAAGATATCACAGTCGGCGGCAACCGCGTGACGCTCCGAGGTAAAGGCTTCACAGACGTCATCGCTGTAACCTTCGACGGAGTGCCCGGAACCAGTATCCATATTCACAACAGCACGGAGCTTTCCGTTGTTACGCCGACCCACGCCGCAGGCTCAGTCTCTGTAGCCGTTGAAACGCTCGGCGGTATTGGGCGCAAATTAGACGCCTTTACATTTATTGCAGATGAACCGGATCCGAGAGAAGAAGGGAAGGTCCGAAGCTTTATGGGCTGTGGCCGTTCCAACGAATACTCTGCAGGATGGATCCAGGATTTTGTTCCCGCCATTGTAGTCTTGTTACTATTGGGTGTTTACCGGGTGTCAAGAAGGCTGCGGACAAACTAAGAGTACGAAGCATTATCATACAGACCGCGGACGCTTCTGAGCGTGTATCCGCGGTCTGTTTTATTTTATAGTGTTGATTTGTTAAGAACGAGGCGTCCTAATCGGTTTTGCCCCGCTCTTACCCACCAGACTATTTACTGCGGAAAGGTTGAACAAAATGCTTGAAGCAAAAGTTCTTGGAATAACCCGACTGGGCGACAGTGGATTCCCTGCCGTATTGTTACGCCATGCTGAACGCGTCCTCTTTATTAGCATCGGGCCGCCTGAAGCAGGCGCTATTCAGCTTGCTTTGGTAGGTGAAAAAACACCGAGACCCATGACCCATGATCTCGTGTGTAACATTTTGGCAGGTCTCTCCGGTCGCGTGGAATCTGTCGCCATTTATAAACTGGAAGAACAAACCTTTTTCGGTTATTTGAACGTGGAGCAGCTGGACGAAGAAGGAGCTTTACTGCAAGGGTTGCGTATTGATGCACGGCCCAGCGATGCCATCGCCATTGCCTTGCGGGTTGGTTGTCCCATTTATATTAGTGAAGAGGTGATGAAAGAAGCGGGACATGATGTCGATCTTTTGGGTCCCATGTTTTCCGGAGAGGACGATGACGATAACGATACGGAGGAGGATGAGGAAGACGAAGAAGACGATGAGGAAGAAAGGGACGATGATTTCGAGTTTTAGCCACCGCGGCGAATTTGTCTGAGAAGACTTGATACACAATCTTGATACACAATGGGCAGAGATCACAGGCGCGACCTCTGCCCAAAATGTTATGTTTTTAAAAGGTCAGGCGGTCAAGTTTCGTCCTGCGCTGCCTCTGCCTCTTTCAAGAAGAGCTGAAAGTCTTGACCCGTAATCACCGATTCCGGAACGACTTGCGGTGCGCCATCTTCAGGCAGCACAATGCGCATGGGACAAGCGTCTAAAATATCGCGCTGAACGTCTACGCCGGGCATAACATAAAAGAGTTCAATGCCGCGCTCGGTAAGGCGGAAGGCTCCCAGATGCGTCACATAGACCACTGTTTTGCCCGCCTTCAACGCTTCCTGACCATTAAAGGTAATCTCGCTGACTTCTTTCACGAACTTGGGTTTACCTTGCTTGACGACCTTCATTTCTTTGTCCGTCAATTCGATTTGAGCGCCTTCGCCCCAAGCACTGCAAAACATTAAGTATTTGGCATTGGACACGAGGTCAATAAATCCGCCGGGCCCCACATAGTTAATAGCGCCTTCGCCGCGCTTGGATACATTAACATTGCCCGACTCATCGATCTGTAACGCTCCCAAAATCGCCCAATCCAAGCGGTTGTAGATCCGTTCAAAAGCTTCCGCAGAAGAGATGATTTCTTCAGGATTGATCGCTGCGCCGAAAAAGATACCCGGTGCCGCAACACCGCCGAATACGCCGCTTTCATTGATCATGACCAAATCGTCCATTGCGCCGCTTTCATGCAAGAGCCGTGATACTTCTTCAGGAAGCCCCACGCCAATATCCACATGGTCGCCTTTTCGCGCTAAATCAACAAAGATACGGGTTGCTAAACGGGCCAACACAGCATCAGCGGGCTTGCGGCGAGGCGTGATCTTCTAAAAGTCATTAATCACCTTCTGGCGTGCCAAACCTTCTTTCTCGCTGGTCTTGCTGTCCAGTGTAAAACAATCCCAGTGTTTGCGGTGTTTGATCGTGGCAGTTTGTTCCGTACCCGGCCAGTACACCACGGCGTCTACATCTTCGGCGGGAATAAAGATCTCATCATACCCTTCTTCCACCATGACGCCCACATTCACGATGACCTTGCCGCCGTTGCGCCGTGCTGCCCGAACCAGCTCTAAACTTTCACAGATGACGGAGCAGTTTTTCGCGTATATGTTGCCTTTGCGGTCCGCTGCGGGAGCGCTGAACAGGGCGACGTCGACGAGGGGCAGCGAATATTTCATGCGTCCATCTTCCAAGACCTCTACATACTGTTTTGCGTCTACAGGCACCACCGGCGTTCCGCGCCCGGTCCGAGGATCCATGAAGGTACCGATGCCGGTCTCATTGATGACATGATCCTTGCCTTCTCCTTGTGCCTTCAATACCAAGGCAAGCGTTCCCTGGGGCAGGCATTGCAATTCGAGCTTACCCGCATCAGCAAGTTTCATCTGTGCTTTAAAGGTTTCAACATGACCGGTGACCATGGTGGTCATCAGCCCTTCCACGCCCAATTCTTCGAGCGTTCCCGGCACCTTCCCGCGGCCGCCTTGACCACCAATAGATACGACCGTCAAATCGCGGGGATGACCCTCCGCTTGAAAATGTTCGCGCATAGCCCAATATAAAAGAGAGCAGCGTTGATTTCCGCCGAGGCCGGATGTACCAATGACGGCGCCGTCTTTTACCAGTTTCATTGCTTGCCATGCCGTCATGAACTTCGGGTTATCTTTCACCGGCACAGGATAGTGATTGTTGTGTTTTTTCCAGGTTAAGACCCACAATAGGGTATGCAATTGAATTCGTAACTTCGTTAAAAAAAACATTCATCTCTCCAATAGTTGAAACAAAGCTATAACTTTATTGGTTTATATAGGGAACGAAACCCTAGTATACAAAAGAAGCGCTCTTCAAGTCTTTATGGACGTCCATCCATTTAATCGTACAAGCCTCCCCACTATGATGTTTCGTCATTTTTATACAGCAACGGAGGGTTCTGTGATGGGTTGACACAGCCACGTGCAATTTTCTTTTAGACCCCTGTAGTCCAAAATAAGTTGCACGGAGCTTCCACAAGCAAAGCGCTCGTGACCGGTGACTTTAACTCCAAGCGTTGATCTTAGACCCGCGTATTTTATGAGCGCAAGCTAGGGGGCTTTCAGGATAATTATAAGTATATCAGACTAGCTGTCTCAAGCGTTTATTGTTGCCGCCAATCCCATCCTGGAAAGTTTTGATTACTGCCTTCTCACCCTTGTCCTTATTTTAAGGCCGTGAGAAGTTGCAGTGATTTGTTCATTGGTGTTATAAAGAGAGTAGGAAATAAAAGGAGTTTTTATGATGCGTTTCGTTACTATCTCTATCGTCGCCTTATTGATTGTTGTTAGCGGGTGAGCAAACATCCCGCTCGATACGCCAAATGGTCAAATCGCGGTCATTGCCCATCGTGGTGCCAGTGCCGCGGCACCGGAAAATACCTTGCAAGCTTTCCGATTGGCTCATGAAATGGGCGCCGACTGGTTCGAGCTTGACTGTCAACTTACCAGTGATGGGGAAGTGGTGATTTTACACGACAGCAGTCTGGAACGTACGACCGGTGAGGCTAGCGGCGTGCGCGAACATCCCCTTGCCTTTGTCAAGGCTTTGGATGCCGGTTCTTGGAAGGGAGCTGCCTTCGCCGGCGAAAGGATTC of Candidatus Hydrogenedentota bacterium contains these proteins:
- a CDS encoding bifunctional nuclease family protein, whose amino-acid sequence is MLEAKVLGITRLGDSGFPAVLLRHAERVLFISIGPPEAGAIQLALVGEKTPRPMTHDLVCNILAGLSGRVESVAIYKLEEQTFFGYLNVEQLDEEGALLQGLRIDARPSDAIAIALRVGCPIYISEEVMKEAGHDVDLLGPMFSGEDDDDNDTEEDEEDEEDDEEERDDDFEF